In the genome of Primulina tabacum isolate GXHZ01 chromosome 13, ASM2559414v2, whole genome shotgun sequence, the window ttggaatatgATCCAGAGTTAGCAATTAAATAGCACCAATTATTttggaattttaattttttaacccCATTTATTTCGTTTCGCCTCATTTTCTTGAACAGGTTACACTACATGTGGATCGACATAGGCACACCAAGTGTTTCTTTTCTTGTGGCGTTGGATGCTGGAAGTGATCTATTTTGGGTTCCCTGTGATTGTGTTGAATGCGCGCCTTTAGCTGCCAGTTACTACAGCAGTCTGGTAGGAAACCTGTTCTTATCTTCTGGTCATTGTTGCTGAGATTTAGATGATATTTTTCCATTAACGAATATCTGCAAACCGTCTTTATGTCACTGTTGTGATGATTTGGAAGATGTGTTTTTCCCATGAATGAACATCTGCATTCCTTGTTTATGGTTCTGTTTTAGCACGTAAAGAAATATACAAGCATTTGCGATTCTGTTTTAGCAAGTAAAGAAATATACAAGCATTTGCCAAATGCTCGAATGTTCAGTTCTGTGGCTCTTGAACATTGTATTTTCCATGTATAATCTGGACAAACATATCATGCTAATGAGGATGGCTTTATAAACTTTCCCAGAGGTTTGGTTCGATTACATGTCCCTTCTTCAAAATCACAATAAAGACCACCTCTTCTGATATTTGTAGATTATGAAAGCTTACATTAAGCCAATTTCTGTTAAATACCCAATCAATAGGATATTATTTGTACCctgattatttattattatttaaaagatttaatataaatatattcaaTTCTCCTAATACTAATAGCATTAAGCATattgaaatttaaatactgTGACCATAAAAAATTGCAAGTGAATAACACTGAAAGAGGCAaagaaattgatttttctttcCAATTATGTTAGTCATTAATTTATTCTCATTTTTTAGATTGAATTTAgtcttttttccttttatttctcACTTTATTTACTCGTCGTGATATTGTATTTGGAGGTAGGGTTGGTGAGTgagttttttttccaaattagaTTTGGCCCAATCAACATTTGGTAGGGAGGAATTCCCCTTTATTTGTTTGAAACAGTTAACAGTCATATGGAACAAGATATATGGCTAAACAGGTGCGATATAATACCATTTATGAAACTGACTGTTTTGCATACTATTGAGGCCCATttcttatgatttttttaaaatgggtTCTTATGATTTGAAATTCTAAAAAGAACTCTCACGTCTCACACAGAAAACCAGTTGGATTTAGTTTTTATGCCCTACGAAATGGTGGTACAATTTTTAGAATTGTCCTTTTATGTTAGACTTCATTAATTTGTATCTCAGAAGAGTACAAGGATAGAATTTGAATTCTTATTTTTTTGTGTTCATCACCTGAATCATTTTGGCAGCTGGGTGCAAATATAAAACTTGGTAATCCTCTTCACTGAGATTTACCTTTTTCCTGTTTATCACCCGAATTATTTTGGCAGCTGGGTGCAAATATTAAAGCTTGTCAGCTGTGTTCACCGAGATTTTCCTTTCTCTTTGGTTTTACATACTGAAGTTCATTCTGATGATGATTCTGTGAACTCTGGAATATTGATTGTTATCGACACCTTTTTCTTGTAGAAAGACTTACCAGATTTTCTATTTGGTGGAACCCGTTTTATTTGGTCCCAAGTTGTCAATGAACCTATAGAAAGTTTACTTTACCTCTTGGAATGGATAAAAGCTTAACACTGCAGGCATTTCTTAAATAGCTCGGTACTGTTGAATTAGTAGCATGTTTATTACTTATTTCCAAATGATTGATTGGCAGGTGCTCCCTGGTTTTTGGGGCATCTATTATGCAGGATAAGGATCTTAATGAGTACAATCCATCTGATTCTAGCACAAGCAAGCCCCTCTCTTGCAGTCATCAGTTATGTGAACTGGGACCAAATTGTCCAAATCTCAAGCAGCAATGTCCTTATACTATCAACTACTATTCGGATGATACCTCAACTTCCGGATTTCTGGTGGAAGATGTATTACATCTCGTGCCAGACCATAACAATGCATCCAGCAAATCTGTAAAAGCAACGGTCATTATAGGGTGCGTTTTCTCTGTGGCTGCTGTTGAGAAATATTCTCATGGAATTGTTCTATGTTCTTGGTGCttatgttattatttttatttcagaTGTGGTAGTAAACAAACTGGTGGTTACCtgaatggagttgctcctgatGGTCTTTTGGGTTTGGGACTTGGAGAAATTTCTGTTCCAAGTTTTCTCGCAAAAGCTGGATATGTTTCAGACTCCTTTTCTCTATGTTTTAATGAAGATGATTCTGGGAGGCTATTCTTTGGGGACAGGGGAATTGCTGGCCAACAAACTACACCTTTTCTATCTTTGGATGGAAAAAAGTAAACATTGTAATATAATCATAGTTTCAAGATTTCTTATGTGTTGCCTATACATTGGACTTATGTCTGGTTATTTCATGGTTCAGCTTAACATATGTTGTTGGAGTGGATGCTTGCTGCATTGGGAATTCATGTCTGGAGCATACAGACTTTGAAATGCTTGTTGATAGTGGAACTTCATTCTCATTTTTTCCCATGCAAGTCTATAAAAGAGTTGTTGACGAGGTATATTCTCTTCTGTTACTTATTTTCAAGGTTCTTTACACTATACTACATTTTGTGAACATAGATCAGTTTGATCTGGAATATTGTTATTTGTTGCAATCATAGTTCGACAGGCAAATAAATGCTTCAAGGTCTAGCTTTGAAGGATATCCATGGCAATACTGCTATAAATCCAGGTACGTATTTGCTTGCACAGGAGCCTCTCTATCATCACCTTATTTGCAACTAATTTGAGTATTCATTTTTAACAGTTCTCATGGGGTGCCCAAGATTCCGTCCCTGGTTCTGAAGTTCTCGTCAAACAACAGTTTTGTGGTCAGCAGTCCTGTTTTTGTGATCTATGGTACCCAGGTGGTTGTTGCTTGTAATCTTAATTGTTTTGCATAGCAGAATTCTTTTTGATACATAGTTGTGGTAAACTTGGACAGtctcaaaataatttttggaTTATATGAGCTTGTCTGGCTTAAAAGTTGGGGAAGCTATAATTTGTATCTGGATTGTTTATCTCATAGTTCAGAGTAACGAAAAAGTTCTTGAACTGCAAATAAGCGAGAGATTTTTGTTAAAGTTTCTTTTATTGATGTCGAACAACACACTAATTTTATGGTTACGAACCTAATTGTACAAGGCAGGACACAACAATGAGATAAACTTGGATAACAAAGGACAATTATGGAAAATGTGGTTACAAATTCTTCACTCAATGTGGTGACTGACAATGCCTACGTATTGGACTGAGCCAATAGTGTGTCTGTTTGCTCTGATGGATGTTTTTGCTTGTGTATACCTCAATGATGATACTTATGATGGATGCAAATCTGACTATTTTCTACGCACTGCAGGGTGCAGTTGGGTTTTGTTTAGCGGTACAGCCCACAGATGGAAATTTGGGAATATTTGGGCGTAAGCACAGACTCGCATTCCAATGACATATTGTAGTCAACAGTGAAATTTCTGCTCTCTTCCAAGAATATGGGAATATATTTGTACACTGATAATTGATCAGTGCTTTGGCTTCATTATCTTTCTCAAGTGATTTTCATCTTGGCTCTTGCAGAGAACTTCATGACCGgatatcagattgtatttgATAGGGAAAAGGACATGTTGGGTTGGTCACGTTCAAAGTGTGAGTATGTTAGTTCTTTATATCCCATTCTGGTTTGAATTTTGTTCCTTATATGCATGACATTATGCAGTTTAATGGGGTCATTGGTGCATTTTACTGATATCCCACTGCTGCTGTAGGTCTTTTTATCTGTGTAGTGCATGAAGCTGTTTGTATGTGCATATCTGACCTTATTTATTGTAatatagagttgaaagaatgTGAAAGAAATCTTTGCTGTAAGAGTTGATGATCCAGTTGTCAACTTTAAtagatttgaaagaatttgaaagaaaataacAGCTCTAAGAGTTGGTGCTCTAGCTGTCAAACTGAGATGATGTACCATGTAAGTGGGACCACCAAGGCAACTTTACATTAAGAACTATCATAACCTATGACATAAACAAACAAGTCGACCACTGAGATTCACCCAAAATCTTAATCAAGCTGTGCTTCATCTCATTTTATGCTAGTGAGATGCATCTTAAGGTTTAAGTTTGAGAGTCCTCTTAAAACATGCATCATTTCTCCTTTATTCTGTGTACTCCTTGACTCGTGAATTATAGAAATATgaattagcatttttaaagaagatattgaaattatttcatgaaaacacaTGACAAGCAACTGGTGCCTTACTTGATTAGATATAtgtgttttcatgaaataatttcaataTTCATCAAAATTGTTATAAATTTAGAAGTTTGTATAGAACATTGTTTTTTCGTTTTTTGATGGACAATATGGCATGGACATCCTTTAAGAAGTATCTATGCTGATCTTCCTATACTTCGTAAAGTCTCCGTTATACATTGTTAATTGAAACTATGGAATCAAAGGCGCACGACCTCAATTACGTTTAGATTCTATTTTTTATTTGCTGAAGGAAACTGAaaagtgaaacaactgaactgatgtAGTATAATCACTTTACTATGTCTCCGTGCTTAAGTGCTTCTATTTTGTGCCATGCAAAGATTTAGAAATGGCTTTATGATTCAATGGAGTGTACTCAATTTTGTCTCCGATCAAGATTGTTTTACGACTATCCATAAATCGTTGCATGTTCATATTTCCCCCCTTCAAGTCAACAGCATTGATCTCTCCTGTGAACGATCTATCTAAACGTATTCCAGGTCTGGATCATAAAAATGGTGATGGAGGGCCAGTTGGCAACTCTCCTAATACCTTACCAACAACGGAGCAGCAGAGCGTGCCAAAGGGTCAAGCTGTTGCTCCTGCATTTGCTGGAAGGACACCTAAATCCTCAGCCTCGTGCTCACAAATGGCAAAGTTGTTCATGATGTTACTACTAATGATGCATGTCTCATAAGCATGTTCTCCCTTACTCGAGCCTGGTAAAGCCTTATATATGCTGGTTCTCTCTCCACTACACTCGGCGATTTTACAAAGTGCAGTAAATTGCATTGGATCGTGACACTCCTGATTCCATGTTAATATATGTGGAACTAATGCTCCCACCACATCATCAATGCAGCATAGAAGTAACCATAAATGATAAAACGCTTTTTGTTGGTTTCACATGTAAATTCTGCTCGCTGTATTTGTTTTAGTCCTCCTTTACTATCGATCTACTTTCCTATTTTTTTGGCCTTTTCAATATGGTGATGTTTTATGCACCGCACCCTTATCATTGACCACCTTTTTCTTCCAGGCCTATTTGGTGCTAGGTGTTGGATTGGGATGTATTATCAACATTATTGTTTATAGTtcaaatttcttgaatttttaaTGGCCTTGCATTTGATATTCGCCATTTCTTCAAATGCGTCGTGTTTTGACCTCTCGTTGTTCAGTAAGATCGTCGTTTTTCCTAAATCTATTATTTGGTAGTGTACTAATTTCATTAACATAATCCTCCTCCTGATTTTGTCTTTTCATGAATTGTTTATATCAGAAGTCAGAACTTTGAAATAATTTTGTAACTGAAAAAAAACAAGGTAAAATTTTGGAACATCAGATTGTAGCTAGAAGTAGATGTATTTGTTTGGTACCCATGTAACCTTGATGTGGCACAGTGGAACGTGTTTAATAAAGAAGAAACTGTACAAAAACTCACTTTCAAGAGCTTGTTGGAAAGTTAGTTTACTAAAACAGCTTTTGATGGATACAAGGTTGGTTTGCTGTTGGTATATCGTTACTCGGAAATTGTTGTTTGTTCACTAAGTCGTGTTTTTGTTTTGATCTTGTTGTTTGTTTGCTTGATGGTGTATTTGTTATGATCTACGATGAATGGTATAGCTATCCTCTCATGTTGGGTTTTGATCAATAATGGCAAATAACTAAACTCCCTCTATTATTGGTGATGAAGATAATTAATTACTTATGCAGTGGACATCCATTTTTTTCCTATTAGTTACTGGatattgatttttatttctagattaagaaaaaaaaattattattgggGTATTTAGatcgattttgaatttttttaaaaataattattaaaggtGTTTTGGTTCAAAAGTTACCAGGTGTGACGCTTTAAAATCTGACTTTATTTACTTTTTCTTCAACTTTCTGTCATTTCTCCCACATTAAGTTATAAAAAAACACGCATCTGTCAACATGCATAAGATTCAAAATCCACATTTCCAACTGTGTGTAAAGGACCCTTTTTCTTTTACCACAAGGGATGGGGGGTTGTCATCGGGTTCGAACCATGGTCTATCACCATAAACGAATCGAGtcgattcatgaaaaatatttgattcgtATTCGAACTCAAGTTAAAACAATAGTTCGAGTAGCTCACGTATAGGTTTGAACATTTCGAGCCGAAACCGAACTTaaacttaatttaaaattttcgagcTTTGGATCGAGTAAGAACTCGaataattcaatcaaattcgagcATTAAATTTATACTAATATTCGATTCGATTCGTTTACATCTTTTGTCACTCTATGAGATAGATGGGGAGAGGATTATCTAAAAGAACCCTCCTAAGTTCTAAGAAGCGAGTTGTGTGAAACAAATAACTCAAAATCCATTTAAAGGAAACTTACGAGGATAGCTTTGGAAGCTTGTCTTGTTCTTCGTTTATATACAAGAAAGGAAACCATCCTTCTGAGGGACTTTcttacaaaattattattacataACCCTTCTCCCATCTTCAAAAATAAGCTTCTAAGTTTGAAAAACTTGTCGAAGCCATTTTACAAAGGAAAGGAGGAGGAAATGGGTGTTGCAGAGGCTCTAGAGTACATCTGTGAGCTGATGAGCAATGGAAGCAAACACAAGAAAAGTAAGAAGAAACAGTTCCAAACATTTGATCTCAAAATCAGAATGGACTGTGATGGCTGTGAGCTTAAAGTCCACAAAGCTTTGGTTTCCTTAAGTGGTAATGCACTTTTTCCATATCATATATATTCCCTCCGCCATCAAAAGGACCTTCAAATTTCACGTTTCTTTTAATTACTATTCATCATCTCAATGTTCAGATTGTGGACACCTCAACTGAAAACAGTTTTTACATACATAATCTGTCAGAAATTTATGTTGCCTTGATATGTTTTATACATCGTCACATATCCTCGTCCGCAGTTTTAAGCGGCTAGGATAGTATTCAGATAATTTTGTTCCAACTGACAATTGTAGCTTGAATTACTCTCTATAAACCCATCTCGAGTCCCGTTTACACTTAATTACGTTTGCGCATGTAGGAGTGAAATCGGTGGAGATTGACAGGAAACAACAAAAGGTGACAGTAACAGGATATGTAGAGCAAAACAAAGTGTTGAAGAAGGCAAAATCAACAGGAAAGAAGGCTGAAATATGGCCATATGTGCCTTATAATCTGGTGGCTCAGCCCTATTCTCTCCAGGCTTATGACAAGAAGGCACCCCCTGGATTT includes:
- the LOC142523086 gene encoding aspartic proteinase-like protein 1 translates to MDIRFIWFGLSLIWCLHCGLSEPIIFPARLVHRFSDEAREVMISRNGADVVNGGGAGRAWPRKLSSEYYRRLLSSDVQRQTLKLNPQFQYLYPTKGSATLPLGNDFGWLHYMWIDIGTPSVSFLVALDAGSDLFWVPCDCVECAPLAASYYSSLDKDLNEYNPSDSSTSKPLSCSHQLCELGPNCPNLKQQCPYTINYYSDDTSTSGFLVEDVLHLVPDHNNASSKSVKATVIIGCGSKQTGGYLNGVAPDGLLGLGLGEISVPSFLAKAGYVSDSFSLCFNEDDSGRLFFGDRGIAGQQTTPFLSLDGKNLTYVVGVDACCIGNSCLEHTDFEMLVDSGTSFSFFPMQVYKRVVDEFDRQINASRSSFEGYPWQYCYKSSSHGVPKIPSLVLKFSSNNSFVVSSPVFVIYGTQGAVGFCLAVQPTDGNLGIFGQNFMTGYQIVFDREKDMLGWSRSKCLDHKNGDGGPVGNSPNTLPTTEQQSVPKGQAVAPAFAGRTPKSSASCSQMAKLFMMLLLMMHVS
- the LOC142522801 gene encoding heavy metal-associated isoprenylated plant protein 23-like; this translates as MGVAEALEYICELMSNGSKHKKSKKKQFQTFDLKIRMDCDGCELKVHKALVSLSGVKSVEIDRKQQKVTVTGYVEQNKVLKKAKSTGKKAEIWPYVPYNLVAQPYSLQAYDKKAPPGFVRKQDSITSTATAALEDPYIAIFSDDNPNACSIM